In Lodderomyces elongisporus chromosome 1, complete sequence, a genomic segment contains:
- the GPI13 gene encoding mannose-ethanolamine phosphotransferase gpi13 (BUSCO:EOG092612MY) gives MNNMPQTPTRARIRQQKLKYTFIGYLIVLIFLALSQFIGLGFFTSGFLLSRKVLPNISTCADGSCVEPRFEKAVVLVIDALRFDFVIPVPGSTEYYHNNFPILYDLAQSDNAVLLKFIADPPTTTLQRLKGLTTGSLPTIIDAGSNFNGDAIDEDNWLLQLYKQNKTIAFMGDDTWTALFNEYIHPDLHFPYDSLNVWDLHTVDNGVIEHLFPLLENKIATKHINQPPNGQQPEKQSPPQWDLLIGHFLGVDHVGHRFGPRHYSMKEKLNQMNKIIEKVVKELDDETLLVVMGDHGMDYTGNHGGDAPDELESTLFMYSKKTKFMKKDEKVYDISDLGKNYRSVNQIDLVSTMSLLLGLPIPFNNLGFPIDEAFGSIKALLVGASKTIEQIIRFRTLTPTLSKSLHEQHNEWLGVEFRGSINDLSLLEKLKSFQYASLEECKSLWARFDLKFIGIGIALLFLSLTFMITYARSIPAVRVSTMSFEFIGSVVAMTIMGIVLSFSIFIVLKPGDFTLKICLFIGAALGMMIGFWAPIMDRFSVDFIWHQTVDFFLYNFNSWSFMGIIFVAFHCLMFASNSYVVWEDKMVSFFLLSFGGSCVYALATKTGMTKQARILAISHAVTFVILTRLSSMINACREEQRPYCQSTFNTSWWSIVLLHMISYLLPSAVKSFYKLSNSYYSAAPLWIGTGLKFLLFMNAMYWTLEYVSHNEMLKSSTGDSMIGGPLVKSLKIAIARLVLFVSLVLANFSWSRGPLCVRLELEEDMDVDGDSDDITNQKSARILGYGNVYGSSFFLLVLNVTVAVMLTTKPLGALSISFLIIQILSLLEIVDILGIRKNLISPIILGLLGYQHFFSTGHQATIPSIQWELGFMTTETIIFPFTHLNIVLNTFGPFFIIALSVPLLTIWNIVPSSKPITILSQIITNIATLTTYFLFTGLSSLIFAAHFRRHLMVWKIFAPRYMLSAMLIVLVNVFVITATMWGSGKVLRQVNRIFGK, from the exons ATGAACAAT ATGCCGCAAACACCTACAAGAGCTCGGATACGACAGCAAAAACTCAAGTATACATTTATTGGGTACTTAATTGTGCTTATTTTTCTTGCATTATCACAATTTATTGGCCTTGGATTCTTTACACTGgggtttcttctttcgcgGAAGGTCCTACCGAATATCTCCACTTGTGCCGATGGGTCCTGCGTTGAACCAAGGTTCGAGAAAGCCGTGGTATTAGTGATTGATGCCCTTCGATTTGACTTTGTTATCCCAGTGCCAGGGTCAACCGAATACTACCACAATAACTTCCCCATTCTTTACGATCTTGCACAATCCGATAATGCTGTATTACTCAAATTTATTGCAGATCCGCCCACTACAACATTACAAAGGTTGAAAGGCTTGACAACGGGCTCACTACCGACAATCATTGATGCCGGGTCCAATTTCAATGGAGACGCCATAGATGAAGATAATTGGTTGTTGCAATTgtacaaacaaaataaaacaattgCATTCATGGGCGATGATACATGGACGGCTTTATTCAATGAATATATCCATCCCGATTTGCATTTTCCTTACGATTCATTAAATGTATGGGATTTGCATACTGTTGATAACGGAGTCATTGAACATTTATTCCCTTTgttggaaaataaaatagcGACAAAGCATATAAATCAGCCACCAAATGGACAACAGCCAGAAAAACAATCACCTCCACAATGGGATTTGTTGATTGGCCATTTCTTGGGAGTAGATCATGTGGGCCATCGGTTTGGACCAAGACATTATTCAATGAAGGAGAAGTTGAATCAAATGAACaaaattatagaaaaagttgttaaAGAACTTGATGACGAAACGCTTTTGGTTGTAATGGGTGACCACGGAATGGACTATACTGGTAACCACGGAGGCGATGCGCCTGATGAATTGGAGAGTACTTTGTTTATGTATTCaaagaagacaaaattTATGAAAAAAGATGAGAAGGTGTATGATATAAGCGATTTGGGGAAAAATTATAGACTGGTGAATCAGATTGATTTAGTATCTACCATGTCGTTGCTTTTGGGGCTCCCCATCCcattcaacaatttggGGTTCCCAATAGATGAAGCGTTTGGATCTATAAAAGCATTACTCGTTGGAGCTAGCAAGacaattgaacaaattaTTCGATTTAGGACTTTAACCCCGACTTTGTCAAAGTCTTTGCATGAACAACACAATGAGTGGCTAGGTGTCGAGTTTAGAGGAAGTATTAATGACCTTTCTTTACTAGAAAAACTCAAGAGTTTCCAGTATGCATCATTAGAAGAGTGCAAATCTCTTTGGGCAAGGTTTGACCTCAAGTTCATTGGCATTGGTATCgcacttctttttctttcactcACATTTATGATTACTTATGCTAGATCGATACCAGCAGTAAGGGTCCTGACTATGTCATTTGAATTTATTGGTTCTGTGGTTGCAATGACCATCATGGGCATTGTTCTTAGTTTTTCCATATTTATTGTCCTTAAGCCAGGTGACTTTACACTCAAGATTTGTCTATTCATAGGCGCAGCATTGGGTATGATGATTGGGTTTTGGGCGCCGATAATGGACCGATTTAGTGTTGATTTTATTTGGCATCAAACGgttgatttttttctctacaATTTCAACAGCTGGTCCTTTATGGGTATAATATTTGTTGCATTCCATTGCCTTATGTTTGCCTCAAACTCATATGTTGTTTGGGAGGACAAAATGGtgctgttttttttgctttcttttggaGGTAGTTGTGTTTATGCGTTGGCTACAAAAACAGGCATGACCAAACAGGCAAGAATTTTGGCTATTAGCCATGCAGTTACATTTGTTATTTTAACTAGACTTTCTTCAATGATCAACGCTTGCAGAGAAGAGCAACGGCCATATTGCCAATCTACATTCAACACACTGTGGTGGTCAATTGTGTTATTGCACATGATTTCTTATTTACTTCCATCGGCAGTAAAATCTTTTTACAAGCTTTCCAATTCATACTATTCAGCAGCACCCTTATGGATAGGCACGGGACTCAAATTCCTTTTATTTATGAATGCCATGTATTGGACTTTGGAGTATGTTCTGCATAACGAGATGCTTAAATCCAGCACTGGAGATTCCATGATTGGTGGTCCTCTTGTCAAGTCGCTCAAGATTGCTATTGCTAGATTGGTTTTATTTGTGTCTTTGGTTCTTGCGAATTTCAGTTGGTCGCGAGGACCACTCTGCGTAAGATTGGAATTGGAAGAGGATATGGATGTCGATGGCGATTCTGATGATATAACGAATCAAAAATCAGCAAGGATCTTGGGATACGGCAATGTCTATGGCTCATCGTTCTTTTTATTGGTTTTGAACGTCACGGTTGCAGTAATGTTGACGACCAAGCCATTGGGGGCACTTTCCATCAGTTTCTTGATAATTCAAATTCTTTCATTACTAGAAATTGTTGACATATTGGGCATTAGAAAAAACTTGATCTCACCCATTATTTTGGGTCTTCTTGGATACCAACATTTTTTCAGCACTGGACATCAAGCCACCATTCCTTCAATTCAATGGGAGTTAGGTTTCATGACTACAGAAACAATCATATTTCCATTCACGCATTTGAACATTGTATTGAATACATTTGGtccttttttcattattgcATTATCTGTTCCATTACTTACAATATGGAATATTGTACCTTCATCCAAACCCATCACCATCCTTTCACAAATCATCACGAACATAGCGACATTGACTACATATTTTCTATTCACCGGCTTGAGCAGCTTAATATTTGCAGCTCATTTTAGACGTCATTTGATGGTCTGGAAAATCTTTGCGCCACGATACATGTTGAGCGCCATGTTAATTGTTTTAGTCAATGTGTTTGTGATTACCGCAACAATGTGGGGTTCAGGAAAGGTACTAAGACAAGTTAATAGAATATTCGGTAAATAG
- the SCH9 gene encoding Serine/threonine-protein kinase has translation MVDFAKSIFGFGNSQKREASSSPTPTPSISSNTNQSIHSQNHNKHHSNDNYNTSSATTHHQESNLRSSQQQQQQQQQQSYQHTEYSSCNPQYSDLQQQQQQQQQQPKFLPKGLVNVAPATTLSNNSSVYGTTTSTNTTNNPEAYLNQTFGNSDFQLQQQQQQHLNNYGTNNSSTADQKLGNRQNETSASASTSSLAPPAPTSTSASATAQSQSQSQNPKIITTDETGQTLNSGSFNSQPKGRLKVTIIEATDIQASQPYAVCTFESSEFVTNGPDSFGKSPMNSSASGSGAGSHPKNMYNANHGPMRALPVKHNQNQRPSLYQRQMSTPHLNLSGETTNPIWNHEATFDVVGSKSELDISVYDAARDDAFLGHVRIFPSTIKNRKSPAEWYKLGARIVGERVSSGSIQIKWEYQSLDRKRAYGPDDFEFLRLLGKGTFGQVFQVKKKDTSRIYAMKILSKKVIVKKKEIAHTIGERNILVRTSAAASPFIVGLKFSFQTPTDLFLVTDYMSGGELFWHLQKDGRFSEERAKFYIAELILALEHLHDNDIVYRDLKPENILLDANGHIALCDFGLSKANLNNDGTTNTFCGTTEYLAPEILLDESGYTKMVDFWSLGVLIFEMCCGWSPFYADNTQQMYKNIAFGKVRFPKEVLSPEGRSFVKGLLNRNPRHRLGATNDARELRAHPFFADIDWDLLRSKSIPPPFKPHLASETDTSNFDPEFTSESTSVLKKQMEMASTPLSPGVQANFKGFTYVDDSAMDDHFGRSYRMNTFRHTGSFIPGDPNLPPAEDAVDDDQIDEEDENMDVDGGNGSGVGGGRGERGAEDEEEDHQMDYEFVNGRFDL, from the coding sequence ATGGTTGACTTTGCTAAATCGatatttggatttggaaaCTCGCAAAAACGCGAGGCTTCCTCTTCTCCCACTCCAACACCCAGCATATCTTCAAATACTAATCAATCGATTCATCTGCAGAACCATAATAAACATCATAGTAATGACAACTATAACACTTCTTCTGCCACAACGCACCACCAAGAATCGAATTTACGTTctctgcaacaacaacaacaacaacaacaacaacaaagttACCAGCACACTGAGTATTCTTCGTGTAATCCACAGTACAGCGatttacaacaacaacaacaacagcaacagcaacagcccAAATTTTTACCGAAGGGGTTGGTTAATGTTGCCCCCGCCACCACCCTTTCCAACAATTCATCAGTTTACGGCACTACAACTTCAACCAATACTACAAATAATCCAGAAGCATATTTAAACCAAACATTTGGAAATAGCGACTtccaactacaacaacaacaacaacaacatttaAACAATTATGGCACCAATAACTCTTCTACGGCCGATCAGAAACTTGGTAATCGACAAAACGAGACATCAGCATCGGCTTCAACATCATCGTTAGCACCTCCGGCACCGACATCTACATCGGCATCGGCAACAGCgcaatcacaatcacaatcacaaaaCCCAAAAATCATCACCACTGATGAAACAGGCCAAACTTTGAATTCAGGATCATTCAATTCCCAACCAAAAGGTAGATTGAAAGTTACAATTATTGAAGCCACGGACATTCAAGCATCTCAACCATATGCAGTGTGTACTTTTGAAAGTTCAGAGTTTGTAACAAACGGACCAGACTCATTTGGTAAATCTCCTATGAACTCGAGCGCTAGTGGTTCTGGTGCTGGGTCGCACCCAAAAAACATGTACAACGCAAATCATGGACCAATGCGTGCTCTTCCTGTAAAAcataatcaaaatcaacGTCCATCATTATATCAAAGACAAATGTCAACGCCACATCTCAACTTATCCGGGGAAACTACAAATCCCATCTGGAACCATGAGGCAACATTCGACGTTGTTGGTTCGAAATCAGAATTGGATATCTCTGTGTATGATGCAGCAAGAGATGACGCCTTTTTAGGTCACGTGAGGATTTTTCCATCTACAATTAAGAACCGCAAGAGCCCTGCAGAGTGGTACAAACTAGGCGCTAGAATCGTTGGCGAAAGGGTTTCTTCAGGTTCAATACAGATTAAATGGGAGTACCAGTCATTGGATAGGAAGAGGGCATATGGTCCAGATGATTTTGAATTTCTTCGACTCTTGGGTAAAGGAACGTTTGGCCAAGTTTTCCAAGTTAAAAAGAAGGATACTTCCAGAATCTACGCGATGAAGATCTTGTCCAAAAAAGTCATtgtaaagaagaaagaaatcgCTCATACTATAGGTGAGAGAAACATCTTGGTGCGTACTTCGGCAGCTGCGTCACCTTTTATTGTCGGGTTGAAATTTTCCTTCCAAACACCAActgatttgtttttggtgaCCGATTacatgtctggtggtgaaTTATTTTGGCATTTACAAAAAGATGGAAGGTTTTCTGAGGAGCGCGCAAAATTCTACATTGCCGAGTTGATCTTGGCATTGGAACATTTGCACGATAATGACATTGTTTATCGTGATTTGAAACCTGAGAATATCTTGCTTGATGCTAATGGACACATTGCATTATGTGATTTCGGTTTGTCCAAGGCTAATTTGAATAATGATGGTACAACAAATACCTTTTGTGGTACAACAGAGTACTTGGCACCAGAAATCTTGCTTGATGAGTCTGGGTACACCAAGATGGTTGACTTTTGGTCGCTTGGTGTATTGATTTTTGAAATGTGTTGTGGGTGGTCACCATTTTATGCCGATAACACTCAACAAATGTACAAGAATATTGCCTTTGGAAAAGTGAGATTCCCCAAAGAAGTACTAAGCCCTGAAGGTAGATCCTTTGTGAAGGGTTTATTGAATAGAAACCCACGCCATCGTTTGGGAGCTACAAATGACGCAAGAGAATTGAGGGCACATCCATTTTTTGCAGATATAGACTGGGACTTGCTTCGAAGCAAAAGCATCCCACCACCTTTCAAACCACATTTGGCTTCGGAGACAGACACATCTAATTTTGACCCCGAATTCACATCAGAGTCAACCTCTGTGCTCAAGAAGCAAATGGAGATGGCATCAACACCACTATCACCTGGCGTTCAAGCCAACTTTAAAGGATTCACATATGTCGATGATTCAGCGATGGACGACCATTTTGGAAGATCATATCGTATGAACACATTTAGACACACCGGTTCTTTTATCCCTGGTGACCCGAACCTACCACCTGCTGAAGATGCAGTGGATGATGATCAAATAGACGAAGAGGATGAAAATATGGACGTTGATGGAGGCAACGGcagtggtgttggtggtggaagAGGAGAACGGGGAGccgaagatgaagaagaagaccaTCAAATGGATTACGAATTCGTTAACGGTAGATTCGATTTATAA
- a CDS encoding uncharacterized protein (BUSCO:EOG09263ZBJ) — protein sequence MPLAMNIFKTAFRSGFARPGVVSRYPSLITSTSTSTTTAIVTRSFAQTASLLARTKNDKFFKITKQSKHIDETVYHIGQDATEGVSIPKTVPQFPKYKYEALFMKRQNRGLYHGRQRKKSKTCSEFLNKNLRAHKPNRQVAKIWSEAMQRQFKVRVSTKFLRTMTKDGGLDQYLLKSTPGRIKTMGLLGWKMRYNLLNRLAELERGQAQVGNETKQITYIHKDGRKFLATREELLARLFEHVQRDSYYPLKSWQFDKEYSWLPMNEIVTKLDGYKNDFTGMVL from the coding sequence ATGCCGCTAGCGATGAATATATTCAAAACAGCCTTTAGGTCGGGCTTTGCTCGTCCCGGTGTGGTGAGCAGATACCCATCCTTAatcaccagcaccagcaccagcaccactaCCGCCATTGTCACCAGATCATTTGCCCAGACAGCATCGCTTCTAGCACGTACCAAGAATGATAAATTCTTCAAGATCACCAAACAATCCAAACATATCGATGAGACCGTATATCATATAGGCCAAGATGCCACTGAGGGTGTATCAATCCCCAAGACCGTGCCCCAATTCCCCAAGTACAAGTATGAAGCATTGTTCATGAAGAGACAGAATCGAGGCTTGTATCACGGAAGACAACGtaagaaatcaaaaacatGTTCAGAgtttttaaacaaaaacttgAGAGCACACAAGCCAAATAGACAGGTCGCCAAGATATGGTCAGAAGCCATGCAACGTCAATTCAAAGTACGCGTCTCAACAAAGTTCTTAAGAACAATGACCAAGGACGGTGGTTTGGATCAATACCTTTTGAAATCTACTCCGGGAAGGATCAAGACCATGGGATTGTTGGGATGGAAAATGAGATACAACTTGTTGAACCGTTTGGCAGAATTGGAAAGAGGCCAAGCCCAAGTAGGCAACGAAACGAAACAAATTACATATATTCACAAAGATGGAAGAAAATTCCTTGCTACGAGAGAAGAATTGTTGGCAAGGTTGTTTGAACACGTACAGAGAGATAGTTACTATCCTTTGAAAAGCTGGCAATTCGATAAAGAATACTCATGGTTGCCTATGAATGAAATTGTTACGAAATTAGACGGATATAAGAATGACTTTACTGGTATGGTCTTGTAG
- the RPL36 gene encoding 60S ribosomal protein L36 yields MAKSGIAVGLNKGHKTTAKEVAPKISYRKGASSKRTVFVRSIVSEVSGLAPYERRLIELIRNAGEKRAKKLAKKRLGTHKRALRKVEEMNNIIAESRKH; encoded by the exons ATGGCTAAGTCTG gAATTGCAGTTGGATTAAACAAGGGCCACAAGACCACCGCTAAGGAAGTCGCTCCAAAGATCTCCTACAGAAAAGGTGCTTCATCAAAGAGAACCGTCTTTGTCCGTTCAATCGTCAGTGAAGTCTCAGGATTGGCTCCATACGAAAGAAGATTGATTGAATTGATCAGAAACGCTGGTGAAAAGAGAGCTAAGAAGTTAGCTAAGAAGAGATTGGGTACCCACAAGAGAGCTTTGAGAAAGGTTGAAGAGATGAACAACATCATTGCTGAATCAAGAAAGCACTAA